From the genome of Fusarium keratoplasticum isolate Fu6.1 chromosome 11, whole genome shotgun sequence, one region includes:
- a CDS encoding FAD-binding-3 domain-containing protein: MSRIKVLISGAGIAGNALAFWLSKLGHDVTVVERFANLRTNGLQLDLRGHGVQVLKGMGLEQAFRAKQAPEEGMQVVDGSGRRRAFFPANRTGKGLQAFTTDYEIMRGDLVRLIHDASKDRVKYIFSNSVKSIENGYDSVQVHFADGKADRYDLLVGADGQGSRTRRIVLGSKTNDGFYPLKGDFVGYFTSPRPIKEGEGYIATMYIAPGRRGIMTRRHRPDAIQVYLSCTTDSKRLNEAHQGDVLEEKAALTEIFQGAGWQTEELLEALQKSDDFYCQRMGLVKLESWFQERAVLVGDAAYCPSANTGMGTTSSIVGAYVLAGEIGRHVGGSMSMGEDVKAGLTAALKAYQDKFQPFMSQVQEGVLEDTNDFWKPSSPFGIELMNYALGAASLLKLDLLSKWILREDIKGWDLPEYKEILQN, translated from the coding sequence ATGTCTCGAATCAAAGTCCTCATCAGTGGTGCAGGCATCGCTGGCAACGCTCTGGCTTTTTGGCTCTCAAAACTTGGTCATGATGTCACCGTCGTCGAGCGATTTGCCAACCTGCGCACGAACGGTCTCCAGCTGGATCTCCGAGGTCACGGTGTGCAAGTCCTGAAGGGTATGGGCCTTGAGCAGGCATTCCGAGCCAAGCAGGCGCCTGAGGAAGGCATGCAAGTTGTCGATGGCTCTGGGAGACGTCGGGCATTCTTCCCTGCGAATAGAACGGGCAAGGGTTTGCAGGCCTTTACGACAGACTACGAGATCATGAGGGGTGACCTGGTCCGACTCATCCACGACGCCAGCAAGGATCGAGTCAAGTACATCTTCAGCAACTCAGTTAAGAGTATCGAGAATGGATATGATTCGGTTCAAGTCCATTTTGCAGATGGCAAAGCGGATCGATACGACCTCCTGGTTGGCGCTGATGGTCAGGGATCACGCACTCGCAGAATAGTGCTTGGATCCAAGACCAATGATGGATTTTACCCTCTAAAAGGCGACTTCGTGGGATACTTCACATCCCCACGGCCCATAAAGGAGGGGGAAGGGTATATCGCCACAATGTACATTGCGCCCGGTAGACGGGGCATCATGACCCGGCGGCACCGTCCTGACGCCATTCAGGTATACCTTTCTTGTACGACAGACTCAAAGCGGCTCAACGAAGCACACCAGGGAGATGTTCTAGAAGAAAAGGCGGCATTGACAGAAATCTTCCAAGGCGCTGGCTGGCAGACAGAGGAGCTGCTAGAGGCTCTACAGAAGTCTGATGACTTTTACTGCCAGCGTATGGGCCTTGTAAAGCTGGAGTCTTGGTTCCAGGAACGGGCAGTACTGGTAGGGGATGCTGCCTACTGCCCGTCAGCAAACACTGGAATGGGTACAACCTCAAGCATCGTGGGAGCCTACGTCCTGGCCGGTGAGATCGGGAGGCACGTCGGGGGCTCCATGTCCATGGGAGAAGACGTCAAAGCTGGTCTCACTGCGGCGCTGAAGGCTTATCAGGACAAGTTTCAGCCCTTCATGAGCCAGGTCCAAGAGGGAGTCCTTGAGGATACTAATGACTTTTGGAAACCATCCTCCCCTTTCGGCATTGAGCTGATGAACTACGCTCTTGGGGCTGCATCTCTCCTCAAGTTGGACTTGCTGAGCAAATGGATTCTCAGAGAAGATATTAAGGGGTGGGATCTCCCAGAGTATAAGGAAATACTGCAAAATTAG
- a CDS encoding AB hydrolase-1 domain-containing protein → MDLSKLTQKKLDVSRGFTYSYYTFPAQGSKPTLILFHGWPDTARLWAGLINNFLVPYGYGVVALDCLGYGGTSKPTDVASYAYQHMTADITEILDAEKLSTVISVGHDWGSVLAQRLYNLYPSRVAGLIMVNVSYIPPSQKFDLDVVNELTRKAYGFGIYEYWNFFTSDDAPKIMGQNLESVYSVAFGDPYTWLANWCSPGGMRKFINDGQTQPTLPYATSEHKEDFMDRFGKPPGFEAPSCWYKAFLVPEQSEADYLLVSEDAKVVNVPAFFWGGEQDFVCRTAALQPNIDAGYLPKVKGVTREGGHWALLENPAEFGQDVLDWLEETFH, encoded by the coding sequence ATGGATCTTTCAAAGCTTACTCAAAAGAAACTTGACGTCTCTCGTGGTTTCACATACAGCTATTACACCTTCCCCGCACAGGGCTCCAAGCCtaccctcatcctcttccacgGTTGGCCCGACACTGCACGGCTCTGGGCCGGCCTCATCAATAATTTCCTTGTCCCGTATGGCTATGGGGTTGTTGCTCTAGACTGCTTGGGCTACGGCGGAACCTCCAAACCTACTGATGTCGCCTCGTACGCATACCAACACATGACGGCCGACATCACCGAGATTCTTGACGCAGAAAAACTGTCTACCGTCATCTCTGTGGGCCATGACTGGGGCAGTGTCCTTGCTCAGCGGTTGTACAACCTCTACCCCTCTCGGGTAGCAGGTCTCATAATGGTCAACGTCTCTTACATCCCGCCAAGTCAGAAGTTCGATCTTGATGTTGTCAACGAGTTGACAAGGAAGGCCTATGGCTTTGGCATATATGAGTACTGGAACTTTTTCACTTCGGACGACGCACCCAAGATCATGGGGCAGAACCTGGAGTCTGTGTATAGCGTGGCATTTGGGGACCCCTATACTTGGCTCGCGAACTGGTGCAGCCCCGGTGGAATGCGCAAGTTCATCAACGATGGTCAGACTCAACCCACTCTTCCTTACGCTACCTCTGAGCACAAGGAAGATTTCATGGACCGGTTTGGGAAGCCACCTGGTTTTGAGGCACCTAGCTGCTGGTATAAGGCATTCCTGGTTCCCGAGCAGAGCGAAGCCGATTATTTGCTGGTCTCTGAAGACGCAAAAGTAGTCAATGTGCCGGCCTTCTTTTGGGGTGGGGAGCAGGACTTTGTATGCAGAACAGCGGCACTGCAACCCAACATTGATGCAGGATATTTGCCAAAGGTCAAGGGTGTAACGAGAGAAGGGGGTCACTGGGCACTCCTTGAGAATCCGGCGGAGTTCGGCCAAGATGTCCTGGACTGGCTGGAGGAGACTTTCCACTGA
- a CDS encoding Fungal-trans domain-containing protein produces MERISRRRRRPALSCIECRRRKIRCDRGQPCQHCVSAKLQCAYRFYREPREHTTIAQQPLSPSTEGPSPVSLFPQRTTPTRQVDDALSLQVTSVPATEQLGSSRLSANGKNGENTPASSHDEEARIHDLLLRVQRLEDSSAANPLRGLSETGRTILARQSGLQNSQVILNKTRILRWSHWMGTAPEFEPIYTCFSAATNNDQAALVQDPFLQAEIAHVGQLLQKCKDAATVIKTRRLGLPHPEPTLPPLAREVADAMVSRYLHTFEITYRVFHIPSFWVEYQRYWSDPETSPFSLRLKMLLVIGIGSSIYERDDVPSGLRDTVCQWIHDAQAWLAGPLKKDRLDLSGLQIYCLTILARQIFSIGVDLAWISVGSLIHRAMQVGLHRDPKHLPPMSLLQAELRRRLWATILEMAVQSSLDTAMPPRISFDEFDTEAPSNINDDELDETSTAIHPHPKTTYTQMSMQLILLDSLPTRLRILQLLSGLHSELSYVDALALSSKVSDACRAYNRFLKDNEHSKSLFHRNLLEYLIRRFMIPLHCPFASQAHVNPLFHFSLKVSLDTSMAIISPQPDDSFARLMSINSGLFREGLRYAFTTITFELIQQTESQRIEGTLGRSSQHRDSLKQAVRGMMDLSLERIRQGETNIKSHMFLNMILALVEAKEADVPHELRVAQSARESLELCFGLLQSQVGTPSDFTSGQMGFASTGLDEQGGSMLDFDLDFFLSDTDFS; encoded by the exons ATGGAGCGAATTTCCCGTCGACGGAGGCGACCGGCCCTTTCGTGCATTGAGTGCCGCCGCCGCAAGATCAGGTGCGACAGAGGACAGCCTTGTCAGCATTGCGTCTCGGCCAAGCTGCAGTGCGCATACAGATTCTACCGCGAGCCTAGAGAGCACACCACGATCGCACAGCAGCCGTTGAGTCCATCAACAGAAGGACCTTCACCTGTATCACTGTTTCCGCAGAGGACTACTCCTACACGACAAGTCGATGACGCCTTGAGCCTTCAAGTTACATCTGTCCCAGCAACAGAGCAGCTTGGTAGTTCACGGCTCAGTGCCAATGGCAAGAATGGTGAGAACACACCCGCCAGCTCACATGATGAGGAGGCGCGTATCCACGATCTTCTACTCCGTGTCCAGAGACTTGAGGATTCTTCAGCAGCGAACCCTCTACGTGGTCTATCCGAGACTGGCCGGACCATTCTTGCTCGACAATCTGGCTTGCAAAATTCTCAAGTTATCTTGAACAAGACACGGATCTTGAGGTGGAGCCATTGGATGGGCACGGCACCAGAA TTTGAACCCATCTACACCTGCTTCAGCGCAGCCACCAATAATGATCAAGCAGCTCTAGTTCAAGATCCATTTCTACAAGCTGAGATCGCACACGTTGGCCAACTTCTTCAGAAATGCAAAGATGCGGCAACGGTTATCAAAACGCGGCGGTTAGGCCTACCGCATCCCGAGCCTACTCTACCTCCCCTCGCCCGTGAAGTGGCTGATGCGATGGTATCCCGTTACTTGCACACGTTTGAGATAACATACCGTGTGTTTCACATTCCCAGTTTTTGGGTCGAGTATCAGAGATACTGGAGCGATCCGGAAACCTCTCCTTTCAGCCTCCGTCTCAAAATGCTTCTTGTCATCGGTATCGGATCCAGCATTTACGAACGCGATGATGTACCTTCTGGGCTTCGCGATACGGTCTGCCAATGGATCCACGACGCCCAagcttggctggctggcccGTTAAAGAAAGATCGCCTCGACTTGTCCGGACTGCAAATCTACTGCCTCACCATCCTGGCCCGCCAAATATTCTCCATTGGTGTTGATTTAGCATGGATATCGGTGGGCTCCCTCATACATCGAGCCATGCAGGTTGGGCTTCATCGTGACCCCAAACATCTTCCTCCAATGTCACTCCTCCAAGCTGAGCTACGGAGAAGACTATGGGCTACCATACTAGAAATGGCCGTACAGTCATCTTTGGACACGgcgatgccgccgaggatATCCTTTGATGAGTTCGATACAGAAGCGCCATCGAATATCAACGATGACGAACTGGACGAGACATCAACAGCAATACACCCTCACCCAAAGACTACTTACACGCAAATGTCTATGCAGCTGATACTCCTTGATTCTTTACCGACCCGGCTCCGGattcttcagcttctcagcGGCCTCCATTCGGAACTCTCCTATGTAGACGCGCTGGCACTAAGCTCCAAGGTTTCCGATGCTTGTCGGGCCTATAACCGCTTCCTGAAAGACAACGAGCATTCTAAATCTCTATTCCATCGGAACCTGCTTGAATACCTTATTCGCCGGTTCATGATTCCCTTGCACTGTCCTTTCGCCAGCCAAGCGCACGTCAACCCGCTCTTTCACTTCTCGCTCAAGGTCAGCTTGGATACTTCAATGGCAATCATATCTCCTCAGCCGGATGATAGCTTTGCTCGTCTCATGTCTATCAACTCTGGCTTGTTCCGAGAGGGCCTTCGGTATGCTTTCACGACCATCACCTTTGAACTCATCCAGCAGACTGAGTCGCAGCGGATCGAGGGTACACTAGGACGCAGCTCACAGCACCGCGACTCATTAAAACAAGCTGTGCGGGGAATGATGGACCTATCACTGGAACGCATTCGTCAGGGGGAAACAAACATAAAAAGCCACATGTTTCTTAacatgatcttggccttggtcgagGCTAAGGAGGCAGATGTTCCCCATGAACTCAGGGTTGCCCAAAGTGCAAGAGAAAGCCTGGAGCTATGCTTTGGTCTTCTACAATCACAAGTCGGAACGCCTTCAGACTTTACATCTGGTCAGATGGGCTTTGCATCCACGGGTCTTGATGAGCAAGGAGGATCGATGCTGGACTTTGACCTGGACTTCTTTTTATCGGATACGGATTTCTCTTGA